In Aliamphritea ceti, a single window of DNA contains:
- a CDS encoding DUF2789 domain-containing protein — protein sequence MDRSLHSINTLFAQLGLPSQDHEVDQFIRTHTLFSKGIRLDEASFWTPSQASFIKESLDFDSDWSEAVDELNTRLHA from the coding sequence ATGGATCGTTCATTACACAGCATCAACACTCTGTTTGCGCAGCTTGGTCTGCCAAGTCAGGATCACGAAGTCGATCAGTTCATTCGCACCCATACCCTGTTCAGTAAGGGCATTCGCCTTGATGAGGCCAGCTTCTGGACTCCCAGTCAGGCCAGTTTTATTAAAGAATCTCTGGATTTTGATTCAGACTGGTCAGAAGCAGTGGACGAACTGAATACCCGGCTGCATGCCTGA
- a CDS encoding DUF6394 family protein, with protein MNREKVIFAFFIVLALTLNFGFFLGSFDEISHHNVYELFAATIVSMICTVLKFGDRTHIGALMLATSLVADLQLIVAAMIWGYGVQMSAEGMTPELVTSVVSLSGGALLANVVSVVLLMVETIVVRR; from the coding sequence ATGAACCGGGAAAAAGTGATTTTTGCGTTTTTTATTGTCTTGGCACTTACCCTTAATTTTGGTTTTTTTCTCGGTAGTTTCGATGAAATATCACATCACAATGTCTATGAGCTATTTGCTGCGACGATAGTGAGTATGATTTGTACGGTACTCAAGTTTGGTGACCGGACGCATATTGGTGCGTTGATGCTGGCAACCAGTCTGGTTGCTGATCTGCAGTTGATCGTTGCTGCGATGATTTGGGGTTACGGCGTACAGATGAGCGCTGAAGGCATGACGCCTGAGTTGGTGACCAGTGTCGTTTCTCTTTCTGGTGGTGCTTTACTGGCGAATGTCGTTTCTGTAGTGCTGTTGATGGTTGAGACTATTGTTGTGCGTCGCTAA
- a CDS encoding insulinase family protein, which produces MHQASLRHIFTGCLILALSSVTSSIALANETSAQTDNAIIKSPNDERLYRSFTLPNQMKVLVVSDPEADKAAASLDVNAGSNANPPGREGLAHFLEHMLFLGTEKYPEAGSYKAFISANGGNQNAYTAYPNTNYFFDIAVDQLEPALDRFAQFFISPTFDEAYVDRERQAVFSEYQSKLKDDSRRTLDAYKQVMNPEHPYAQFSVGDLNTLSNDNPGQLRQELIAFYERYYSANLMSLVVLGKQPLDQLETMVREKFSAVINHESEAPQSELPLFTTEQLPAQLTIRPLKELQQLRLSFPLPPTRQLYNQKPLFYLASMLGYEGKNSLLSELKRQGLANSLYVFQGTDLNSMATLDISIDLTQSGLSNMDTVVEQVFASIELLRDSGIREDIYREEKRLGEQGFRFKEKGGALGYVSSLSRRLQLYPTASILDVGYSMNDFQPELIADFATHLTPENMLLTLLDSNAETDKVSPWYQTPYSIKAISKERLNHWIDPKTPAGLENRTTNPFIAENLDLKATEKAVAQPVKLIDQAGATLWYQQDQTFNLPKTNTFISLFSPAANTDPRARVLTSMTIQMIREQLSETLYDAGLAGIGGQVYSHLRGFGFRITGYNDKQETLLKHIVAAFDQPQFDPVSFERIKQKYLEQLQNSAKNKPYDQTIDEIYNDLMPRWRAKDKLAALNDITLDELNQHALRLIENSSIRMLSHGNVSQSEAESMLQIVEKGLTKRQANAAETPITIDRLDASKPRTTTLDLEHNDSAISIYFQGKNNDLSTRAAYTLLGEIIEAPFYTSLRTEQQLGYVVFATPLQMLDVPGMAFVIQSPNSHPDKIAIAVDEFLQNMQLELANMTDEQFSTYKRSVLSRINQKETSLYQLTGRYWQEIDRKEYGFNSREKLSQSISSLTLEDIQKALKDLPQRRLTVESIGSNLLALKQQS; this is translated from the coding sequence ATGCATCAGGCTTCATTACGTCACATATTCACCGGCTGCTTAATACTGGCACTCAGCTCAGTTACATCAAGTATTGCTCTGGCCAATGAAACATCAGCCCAGACAGACAACGCAATCATTAAAAGTCCGAATGACGAACGCTTATATCGTAGCTTTACTCTGCCAAACCAGATGAAGGTACTGGTTGTCTCAGACCCTGAAGCAGACAAAGCAGCAGCTTCTCTTGACGTTAACGCCGGTTCAAATGCTAACCCACCTGGCCGTGAAGGATTAGCGCATTTTCTTGAACATATGTTATTCCTGGGTACTGAGAAATATCCGGAAGCTGGCAGTTATAAAGCCTTTATAAGTGCTAATGGCGGAAATCAGAATGCATATACTGCTTATCCAAATACGAATTACTTTTTCGATATTGCCGTTGATCAGCTGGAACCCGCTCTGGACCGCTTTGCCCAATTTTTCATATCTCCTACTTTTGACGAAGCTTACGTAGACCGGGAGCGTCAGGCGGTTTTCTCCGAATATCAGTCAAAATTAAAAGATGACAGTCGCCGCACACTGGACGCTTATAAACAGGTCATGAATCCAGAGCACCCTTATGCTCAGTTTTCGGTAGGTGACCTGAACACATTAAGCAATGATAATCCGGGACAGCTACGTCAGGAACTGATCGCCTTCTATGAGCGTTATTACTCAGCAAACCTTATGAGTCTGGTGGTGCTGGGCAAGCAACCGCTCGATCAACTGGAAACCATGGTGCGGGAAAAATTCTCCGCGGTAATCAATCATGAATCAGAGGCACCACAATCAGAACTGCCACTGTTTACAACAGAACAGCTGCCGGCACAGCTGACAATCCGTCCTCTAAAAGAATTACAGCAATTACGTTTAAGCTTTCCGTTACCGCCAACCAGGCAGCTGTATAACCAGAAACCTTTATTTTATCTTGCCTCAATGCTTGGCTATGAAGGTAAGAACAGCCTGCTCAGTGAACTTAAACGCCAGGGGTTAGCTAACTCTTTATATGTATTTCAGGGAACTGATCTCAACAGTATGGCAACACTGGATATATCTATAGACCTCACCCAGTCAGGCCTGAGTAATATGGATACTGTCGTAGAGCAAGTCTTTGCCAGCATAGAGTTACTGCGAGATAGCGGAATCCGGGAAGACATTTACCGCGAAGAAAAACGCTTAGGAGAACAGGGCTTTCGCTTTAAAGAAAAAGGCGGCGCACTGGGCTACGTTTCCAGCCTGTCCAGACGCTTACAGCTTTACCCTACTGCATCAATTCTTGATGTTGGTTACAGCATGAACGATTTCCAGCCGGAACTGATTGCTGATTTTGCAACTCACCTAACCCCTGAGAACATGCTTCTGACATTGCTTGATTCTAATGCTGAAACAGACAAAGTCAGCCCCTGGTATCAGACGCCTTACAGTATTAAAGCTATCAGTAAAGAACGTTTAAATCACTGGATTGATCCAAAGACACCTGCGGGTTTAGAAAACAGAACTACGAATCCGTTTATCGCTGAAAACCTTGATCTTAAAGCGACTGAAAAAGCAGTAGCTCAGCCAGTCAAATTGATTGATCAGGCGGGCGCTACTCTGTGGTACCAGCAGGATCAAACCTTTAATTTACCTAAAACTAATACGTTTATTTCTCTGTTCTCACCCGCAGCAAATACAGATCCACGTGCCCGGGTGCTCACCAGCATGACCATACAAATGATTCGCGAGCAACTAAGCGAAACTCTTTATGACGCTGGTCTGGCAGGTATTGGCGGCCAGGTTTATTCTCATTTACGCGGTTTTGGTTTTCGTATTACCGGTTATAACGACAAACAGGAAACGTTGTTAAAACACATAGTCGCAGCTTTTGACCAGCCACAATTTGATCCGGTTAGCTTTGAGCGAATTAAACAGAAATATCTGGAACAGCTGCAAAACAGCGCAAAAAATAAACCTTACGATCAAACCATCGATGAGATTTATAACGACCTGATGCCTCGCTGGCGGGCTAAAGATAAATTGGCAGCCCTGAATGATATTACTCTGGATGAGCTAAACCAACATGCCCTGCGGCTGATCGAAAATAGCAGCATTCGCATGCTAAGCCATGGCAATGTTTCCCAAAGTGAAGCTGAATCCATGCTACAGATAGTTGAGAAAGGCTTAACCAAACGGCAAGCCAACGCTGCAGAAACACCAATAACAATAGACAGGCTGGATGCCAGCAAGCCACGCACAACGACGCTCGACCTTGAACATAATGACTCTGCAATCAGTATTTACTTTCAGGGGAAAAATAATGACCTCAGTACCCGCGCAGCCTATACATTGCTAGGTGAAATCATTGAGGCGCCATTTTATACCAGCCTCAGAACCGAGCAACAGCTTGGCTATGTAGTATTTGCAACGCCGCTACAAATGCTGGATGTACCTGGTATGGCTTTCGTCATACAGTCGCCAAATAGCCATCCGGACAAAATAGCCATTGCTGTTGATGAATTTCTGCAAAATATGCAACTGGAGCTGGCTAACATGACTGATGAACAGTTCAGCACATATAAGCGCAGTGTACTATCACGAATCAATCAGAAAGAAACCAGCCTTTATCAGCTAACCGGGCGTTACTGGCAGGAAATAGACCGCAAAGAATACGGTTTTAACAGCCGTGAAAAACTCAGCCAGAGTATCTCCAGCCTGACACTTGAAGATATACAGAAAGCATTAAAGGACCTGCCTCAGCGTCGCCTTACTGTAGAAAGTATCGGCAGCAATCTGCTGGCGCTGAAACAACAAAGCTAA
- the yaaA gene encoding peroxide stress protein YaaA — MLLVISPAKNLDYDTPATTNTFSQPDHLDPAAKLIALLRDFAVQDIAELMKLSDKLSALNVARYQSWHPDFNEENAKQAVLAFNGDVYTGLNAPAFSEDDLTFAQQHLRILSGLYGLLRPLDLMQPYRLEMGTKLANPQGKDLYAFWGNVITDALNEQLKTLNSEELVNLASTEYFKSVKPKGLNGRIITPVFKDWKNGQYKIISFFAKKARGLMCRYAIENRIQNAEELKGFDLAGYQYDESLSKGDTWVFTRKEAL, encoded by the coding sequence ATGCTACTTGTTATTTCTCCAGCGAAAAATCTGGACTACGACACACCTGCTACGACTAACACTTTTAGCCAGCCAGATCATCTGGACCCTGCGGCAAAGCTGATTGCACTGCTGCGCGACTTTGCAGTTCAGGATATTGCCGAGCTAATGAAGCTCAGCGACAAACTGTCGGCACTCAATGTAGCCCGCTATCAGAGCTGGCATCCGGACTTCAATGAAGAAAATGCCAAGCAGGCCGTGCTGGCTTTCAACGGTGACGTTTACACCGGCCTTAATGCACCAGCTTTCAGCGAAGACGACCTGACATTTGCCCAACAGCACTTGCGCATTTTATCCGGCCTGTATGGTTTACTTCGCCCTCTCGACCTGATGCAACCTTACCGACTGGAGATGGGCACAAAGCTGGCTAATCCTCAGGGTAAAGATCTGTATGCATTCTGGGGTAATGTCATTACTGATGCACTGAACGAACAGCTAAAGACGCTGAATAGTGAAGAACTTGTTAATCTGGCATCGACCGAATACTTCAAATCAGTGAAGCCTAAAGGGCTCAACGGTCGTATCATTACTCCGGTTTTTAAAGACTGGAAAAACGGTCAATACAAAATCATCAGCTTCTTCGCAAAAAAAGCCCGAGGTCTGATGTGCCGTTACGCCATTGAGAATCGTATTCAGAATGCAGAAGAGCTGAAAGGTTTTGACCTGGCAGGTTACCAGTATGACGAAAGTCTCTCCAAAGGTGATACCTGGGTTTTCACCCGTAAAGAAGCTTTATAA
- a CDS encoding potassium channel family protein, which produces MYDVLYLLLRRLRKPLITVIVVYAVAVTGFVLIPGQDDSGQPWRMDFFHAIYFVSFMGSTIGFGEIPYPFTTPQRAWTLVTIYGTVIAWLYGIGSMLALVQEKGFSRILRRRSFAKEVRNFNEPFYLVCGYGVTGTAIIAALCKRGIRSVVVDVDQERIDALQMDDLLIRVPGLCANASLPDVLDDAGLQHSSCIGVLALTNEDNVNLSIAIASKLLQPDRVVVSRTESDVHARNLASFGTNHIIDPFRAYAEYLSLVANSPYMHLVYDWLVNPYHRPISSVYKKASGRWIICGFGRFGRALHDDFTRCGVEMVLLDDNPEVLDGYENTVLGLGTEAETLLKAGVDDAVAVVAGTHNDADNMSIIMTAMEINPKLVTVVRQNLSSNKLVFENSRADFVMEPGSIIANRILAKLKTPLLPVFIEKMQTHDEVWAHTLLNRMSNIAGDNELDSWSVEITEVSAPAVLAMLEQNMTVKLQSLMKNSRDRRHSLLCFPLLHRRGEVLSMLPGELIELQLGDEVLFCGLSSAKGRMEWILKNYNILFYILTGEDPSFNLLSRILKRF; this is translated from the coding sequence ATGTATGATGTTCTTTATCTGCTATTGAGACGACTGCGCAAGCCGCTGATCACAGTGATTGTAGTATATGCAGTTGCTGTGACAGGTTTTGTGCTGATTCCCGGCCAGGATGATTCAGGGCAACCCTGGCGTATGGATTTCTTCCATGCGATCTATTTTGTCAGTTTTATGGGCTCCACCATTGGTTTTGGTGAGATTCCTTATCCGTTTACCACCCCACAGCGAGCCTGGACGCTGGTTACCATTTATGGAACCGTGATTGCCTGGCTGTATGGTATTGGTTCTATGCTGGCTTTAGTTCAGGAGAAGGGCTTCTCTCGTATTTTGCGGCGTCGGTCGTTTGCAAAAGAAGTGCGTAACTTTAATGAACCTTTTTATCTGGTTTGTGGTTATGGCGTGACAGGTACCGCAATTATTGCCGCTTTATGTAAGCGCGGCATTCGTTCTGTTGTAGTGGATGTGGATCAGGAACGGATAGATGCATTGCAAATGGATGATTTGCTTATTCGTGTTCCCGGTTTGTGCGCCAATGCATCATTACCTGATGTATTAGATGATGCAGGTTTGCAGCATTCAAGCTGTATTGGTGTGCTGGCGCTGACAAATGAAGATAACGTCAATCTTTCGATTGCAATTGCCAGTAAGCTACTGCAACCGGATCGGGTGGTCGTAAGCCGTACTGAATCTGATGTTCATGCACGTAATTTGGCTTCCTTTGGTACAAATCATATTATCGACCCATTCCGGGCATATGCGGAATATCTTTCGCTGGTGGCCAATTCACCTTATATGCATTTGGTATATGACTGGCTGGTGAATCCATACCACAGACCAATTTCCAGTGTGTATAAAAAAGCTTCCGGGCGCTGGATTATTTGTGGCTTTGGGCGCTTTGGCAGGGCCTTGCATGACGACTTTACCCGGTGTGGTGTCGAAATGGTGTTGCTGGATGACAACCCAGAAGTGCTGGATGGCTATGAAAATACCGTTTTAGGTTTGGGTACGGAAGCAGAAACGCTGCTTAAGGCCGGCGTTGATGACGCGGTTGCTGTCGTCGCCGGCACGCATAATGATGCTGACAACATGTCGATAATCATGACGGCTATGGAAATTAATCCAAAGTTAGTAACAGTGGTACGACAGAATTTGAGTTCGAATAAGCTTGTTTTTGAGAATTCCCGTGCTGATTTTGTTATGGAGCCAGGCAGTATCATTGCAAACCGTATTCTGGCGAAATTGAAAACACCTCTTTTGCCAGTGTTTATTGAAAAAATGCAGACGCATGATGAAGTCTGGGCACACACATTGCTGAACCGGATGAGCAATATCGCTGGTGATAATGAACTAGATAGTTGGTCTGTTGAAATAACAGAGGTTTCTGCGCCTGCTGTTCTTGCAATGCTTGAACAGAATATGACTGTGAAACTGCAGTCTTTGATGAAAAACTCCCGTGACCGGCGCCATTCACTGCTATGTTTTCCGTTATTACATCGTCGTGGAGAAGTTTTATCTATGTTGCCCGGTGAGCTGATAGAGCTGCAGCTAGGGGATGAGGTGCTGTTTTGTGGACTCTCTTCTGCAAAAGGGCGCATGGAGTGGATACTCAAGAACTACAATATTTTGTTTTATATACTGACAGGCGAAGATCCGAGTTTTAATCTGCTATCGCGAATACTTAAACGTTTCTAA
- a CDS encoding Tim44 domain-containing protein, which yields MRTLLVTLFACILSFGLVVPDAEAKRFGGGKSFGKSFSTPKTAKPAAAPTSQKTATNTAGKTTATKKRSGFGGIMAGVLAGGLLGAMLFGDGFEGIQFMDILLVGLLAFVAFKIFSTLKKGARPNYAGAGAGMGGVNQQSNQQNFKTSDAQNFQTAEPVAKPSRFSSGGFGGRGFVLPNWFNENSFLEGGKQHFSHLQKAWDSNDWDDIRSYVSPDVLHHLQAERAKLSEAQNTEVVSVMAEMANFIDNGDHVIATINFYGWMKEDSDQTTEFSEMWHLMRDMSQENTDWLIVGIEQSS from the coding sequence ATGCGTACCCTGTTAGTAACTCTGTTTGCCTGCATTCTTAGCTTTGGTCTGGTTGTACCGGATGCAGAAGCGAAGCGCTTTGGCGGCGGCAAGAGCTTTGGTAAATCTTTTTCTACTCCGAAAACTGCAAAACCTGCAGCGGCCCCAACCAGTCAGAAAACAGCAACTAATACAGCTGGTAAGACGACTGCAACTAAAAAGCGTAGTGGTTTTGGCGGTATCATGGCCGGTGTACTGGCTGGTGGTCTGCTAGGTGCAATGCTGTTTGGTGACGGTTTTGAAGGTATTCAGTTCATGGATATTTTGCTGGTGGGTTTATTAGCCTTTGTTGCCTTTAAGATATTCTCAACTCTGAAGAAGGGAGCTCGACCGAATTATGCGGGCGCAGGTGCCGGTATGGGAGGCGTGAATCAGCAATCTAATCAGCAAAATTTTAAAACGTCTGATGCACAGAATTTTCAGACAGCTGAGCCGGTAGCGAAACCGTCTCGTTTTAGCAGTGGTGGTTTTGGTGGCCGTGGCTTTGTACTGCCAAACTGGTTCAATGAAAATAGCTTCCTTGAAGGCGGTAAACAGCACTTTTCTCACTTGCAGAAAGCATGGGACAGCAATGACTGGGATGATATCCGCAGCTATGTTTCTCCGGATGTTTTACATCATTTACAGGCTGAGCGGGCTAAGTTATCTGAAGCTCAGAACACTGAAGTCGTATCTGTGATGGCTGAAATGGCTAACTTCATTGATAACGGTGATCATGTGATTGCGACCATTAATTTCTATGGTTGGATGAAAGAAGATAGTGATCAGACCACTGAATTTAGTGAGATGTGGCATTTGATGCGTGATATGTCGCAGGAAAATACTGACTGGCTAATCGTTGGTATTGAACAGTCATCCTGA